One window from the genome of Chloroherpetonaceae bacterium encodes:
- the nuoL gene encoding NADH-quinone oxidoreductase subunit L, with product MDSLIPYAIIVLLLPLISFVIQIFFGKHLPRKGDFLATAFLGVTLAISAFIAMSVLSEFNSSYFQKWEFTWVRFGQTPIGPLVIKMGILIDNITAIMLLVVSGISFLVHLFSIGYMAGEVRYERFFGYLGLFTFSMLGIVLVDNLFAIYIFWELVGVSSYLLIGFYFEKESAAQAQKKAFMLNRVGDIGMWLGILILYSQFYTFSYSEITQALAEGKWSLSYGWLTAAGLLLFMGCVGKSAQFPLHTWLPDAMEGPTPVSALIHAATMVAAGVYFVARIFAFLTPDALQFIAVIGAVTAFFAATIAINQNDIKRVLAYSTLSQLGYMVMGMGVGSVAPAFFHLVTHAFFKAGLFLGSGSVIHASHHEQDMRYMGGLRSKMPVTFITFTICLFALSGLPLFTGFLSKDAILAGALGFAHVEGGAFLIVPILGFAAALLTPFYMGRQWFMVFFGENRASEKPVSAVDHHHGHEGEAHHGIHESGLVMTIPLVILAFLSFWFVFSPNPLSGDNGWFLSLIKTPETAVRVVPETEGLTSNTAFIARQSELEEAAHHAHGTAVIISISFALIGLLIAFMVYMKKINALETPFRLLSKMMTWFNETVMDGGFVYGLMNVGRSFSNFNGAFDRIFVDGLVSFVGAMVQVFGILLRKLQTGRIQAYVGLLLLAVVGCFVIFFRS from the coding sequence ATGGATAGTCTCATACCATACGCCATTATCGTACTTTTACTTCCTTTAATCTCATTTGTTATCCAAATCTTTTTTGGGAAACATCTTCCCCGAAAAGGTGATTTTCTTGCTACAGCCTTTTTAGGTGTTACACTTGCGATTTCCGCGTTCATCGCGATGTCTGTTTTGAGCGAATTTAATTCATCCTATTTTCAAAAATGGGAGTTTACTTGGGTTCGTTTTGGTCAAACTCCTATTGGCCCGTTGGTAATCAAAATGGGAATTTTGATTGATAACATCACGGCTATAATGCTCTTAGTGGTTTCGGGAATCAGCTTTTTGGTTCACCTCTTTTCGATTGGCTATATGGCTGGAGAGGTAAGATATGAGCGATTTTTTGGGTATCTCGGGCTATTTACCTTTTCAATGTTAGGGATTGTATTGGTTGATAATCTCTTTGCGATTTACATCTTTTGGGAGCTTGTTGGGGTATCATCATATCTTCTCATTGGATTTTATTTTGAAAAGGAATCTGCCGCTCAAGCGCAGAAAAAGGCTTTTATGCTCAATCGCGTGGGTGATATCGGGATGTGGTTAGGAATTTTAATCCTCTATTCTCAATTCTATACTTTTAGCTATTCAGAAATTACTCAGGCGTTGGCCGAAGGAAAGTGGTCGCTCTCTTATGGTTGGCTCACTGCGGCCGGACTTTTACTTTTTATGGGCTGTGTTGGAAAATCGGCGCAATTTCCACTTCATACTTGGCTTCCGGATGCAATGGAAGGTCCGACACCGGTTTCAGCATTGATTCATGCTGCGACAATGGTTGCGGCTGGGGTTTATTTTGTTGCGCGGATTTTTGCGTTTCTTACCCCGGATGCCCTTCAATTTATTGCAGTCATTGGCGCGGTTACGGCATTTTTCGCTGCAACCATTGCCATTAACCAAAATGACATTAAACGTGTTTTGGCCTATTCGACCCTTTCTCAACTTGGCTATATGGTAATGGGTATGGGAGTTGGATCTGTTGCGCCTGCATTTTTTCATTTGGTTACGCATGCGTTTTTTAAGGCGGGTCTCTTTTTGGGCTCCGGTTCGGTGATTCACGCGTCGCATCATGAACAGGACATGCGCTATATGGGCGGTTTGCGTTCTAAAATGCCGGTAACTTTTATCACATTCACAATCTGCTTGTTTGCCCTTTCTGGACTGCCGCTTTTTACCGGATTTTTAAGTAAAGATGCCATTTTGGCCGGTGCACTTGGTTTTGCTCATGTTGAAGGAGGGGCATTTCTCATTGTTCCGATTCTTGGATTTGCGGCTGCGCTTCTCACACCCTTTTATATGGGGCGACAGTGGTTTATGGTCTTCTTTGGCGAAAACAGGGCTTCTGAAAAACCGGTATCAGCCGTGGATCATCATCACGGGCATGAAGGGGAAGCACATCACGGAATTCATGAATCTGGATTAGTGATGACAATTCCCTTGGTCATACTTGCCTTTCTCTCTTTTTGGTTTGTTTTTTCTCCCAATCCGCTCTCCGGCGATAATGGTTGGTTTTTATCTCTAATCAAAACCCCTGAAACTGCTGTCCGCGTTGTTCCGGAAACTGAAGGACTAACTTCAAATACCGCGTTTATTGCTCGTCAATCCGAATTGGAAGAAGCGGCGCATCACGCACACGGAACAGCCGTTATCATTTCAATTTCTTTTGCTTTAATTGGGCTATTGATTGCATTTATGGTTTATATGAAAAAAATCAACGCCCTTGAAACGCCTTTTCGGTTGCTTAGCAAAATGATGACTTGGTTTAACGAGACGGTTATGGATGGGGGGTTTGTTTATGGGCTTATGAATGTTGGACGGTCATTTTCCAATTTTAACGGTGCATTTGATCGAATTTTTGTGGATGGGCTTGTGAGTTTTGTGGGTGCAATGGTTCAGGTTTTTGGAATTTTGCTTCGCAAACTTCAAACAGGTCGAATTCAAGCCTATGTTGGGTTGCTTTTACTTGCTGTTGTGGGTTGCTTTGTCATCTTTTTTAGAAGTTAA
- a CDS encoding PIN domain protein — protein MHKQRIYIDTSVVGGFFDEEFKEDTRFLFQRLEAGEVIFVISDLLEVELLQAPSFVKELLPKYPKEFFERIELNEEVFYLADKYIEEKVVGKTSIEDCRHIALATYSKVDVLASWNFKHIVNLNRIKGYNAVNLKLGYSLIEIRSPKDLINY, from the coding sequence ATGCACAAACAACGCATTTACATCGATACTTCTGTTGTTGGCGGCTTTTTTGATGAAGAATTTAAAGAAGATACCCGCTTTTTATTTCAGCGACTTGAAGCAGGTGAAGTCATTTTTGTTATCTCTGACCTTTTAGAAGTTGAACTGCTTCAAGCACCTTCATTTGTAAAGGAATTGCTTCCAAAATACCCGAAAGAATTTTTTGAGAGGATTGAACTAAATGAAGAAGTATTTTACTTAGCTGATAAGTATATTGAAGAAAAGGTAGTGGGTAAAACGAGCATTGAGGATTGCAGACATATTGCATTGGCAACTTATAGTAAAGTCGATGTTCTGGCGAGTTGGAACTTTAAGCATATCGTTAACCTTAATAGAATCAAAGGCTATAATGCCGTAAACCTTAAATTGGGATACTCACTTATTGAAATTAGAAGTCCAAAAGATTTAATCAATTATTAG
- a CDS encoding RHS repeat-associated core domain-containing protein: MRIEKAFTVGGNTTRTEYEYGINKNLIAVYDSNQTLPKYYYHEFGYLDRVANIRYYELKDNFQSNRVVINQNGAVTERTDYFAYGAIRETAQTAGDGRFKFLDKEHDDETGTVHLDSREFDDFSALFWQIDPLAESEGLSSFSPYHYGYNNPYKFKDPSGKSPTLVTGAIGAVAGALFGGGIEITRQLITDGEVSNWSSVTGSVVQGAITGGAAGLTGGASLLVTVSVAGGANALGGALNRGIQGEETTVSDVVQDATVGAAVGVAGKLLGGLNGSVKETAKEMKQIGPSGDASGSVTKQIPKEWTSKTASNKQGTVFKDPQNPSGNNVRVQSGNPASPNPAQQKPYVKQTENGKTVDVNGKEVNPKSKEAHIPKEEFKFKK; encoded by the coding sequence GTGAGAATAGAAAAAGCGTTCACGGTTGGGGGAAATACCACAAGAACGGAGTATGAGTATGGAATTAATAAAAACCTCATTGCCGTTTACGATAGCAATCAAACGCTTCCGAAGTATTATTATCACGAGTTTGGGTATTTAGATAGGGTTGCGAATATTCGGTATTATGAGCTTAAAGATAATTTCCAAAGCAATCGGGTTGTAATAAACCAAAATGGTGCGGTAACGGAGCGGACGGATTACTTTGCCTACGGCGCAATCCGCGAAACCGCCCAAACCGCCGGCGATGGCCGCTTCAAGTTCCTCGATAAAGAGCATGACGATGAAACGGGCACGGTTCATTTAGACTCAAGGGAATTCGACGATTTCTCTGCCCTTTTCTGGCAAATTGACCCGCTCGCAGAATCCGAAGGATTAAGTTCCTTTAGCCCATATCATTATGGGTATAATAATCCTTACAAGTTTAAGGATCCGAGTGGGAAGAGCCCAACATTAGTAACGGGAGCAATTGGTGCTGTTGCTGGGGCTCTGTTTGGTGGGGGTATTGAAATTACAAGACAGTTGATTACAGATGGTGAGGTTTCTAACTGGAGTTCTGTAACTGGAAGCGTTGTACAAGGTGCAATTACTGGAGGTGCAGCTGGATTAACTGGTGGTGCAAGTTTGCTTGTAACTGTAAGTGTTGCTGGTGGAGCAAATGCGTTGGGTGGTGCATTAAACCGTGGAATTCAAGGTGAAGAAACAACTGTTTCTGATGTAGTACAAGATGCAACTGTTGGGGCAGCTGTAGGTGTAGCAGGAAAACTACTTGGTGGGTTAAACGGTAGTGTTAAAGAAACTGCCAAAGAAATGAAGCAAATCGGGCCATCAGGAGATGCAAGTGGAAGTGTTACTAAACAGATACCAAAAGAATGGACATCAAAAACTGCCAGTAACAAACAGGGTACTGTTTTTAAGGACCCGCAAAATCCAAGTGGAAATAACGTTAGGGTTCAAAGTGGAAATCCAGCAAGCCCAAATCCTGCACAACAAAAACCTTATGTAAAACAAACTGAAAATGGAAAAACTGTTGATGTAAATGGTAAAGAGGTTAATCCTAAATCAAAAGAGGCGCATATTCCAAAAGAAGAATTTAAGTTTAAAAAATAA
- a CDS encoding RHS repeat-associated core domain-containing protein, whose translation MPKAFKPSDGNLLDYFYNAEGARIEKAFTVGGNTTRTEYEYGAGGNLIAVYENLATSPTFYYNEVGYLRRADSVRFYYLKDQLGNNRATFSDSAGITFAEINDYFAYGAPRQSWIKSGDGRWKFLGLELDNETGSTHTNARELFNFEGVFNRPDRFESKYPNLSPYIYGKVNPLKYIDKTGDSSVVLVDFQGAGNFGHIGILIQSKDGKWRYYSKNGTNDNLGYSGENSIKPNIGDGPFNSPEEFFASEFNKDSNGGTLYERGLLIPMTKEQDEKAIAGFMEEAGKNYNTTTANCAHAVQRALDNAGVYMGNQSLAGFLTGFIGGPIGAMINTLSPNMIFLRLMNGSINSKLLDSNGNEIDLLQRVLDHYKSNLIPRLDVDPKRINLSKKMKNEE comes from the coding sequence ATGCCAAAAGCTTTTAAACCGTCTGATGGAAATCTTCTTGATTATTTTTATAACGCCGAAGGCGCGAGAATAGAAAAAGCGTTCACGGTTGGAGGAAATACAACACGGACGGAGTATGAGTATGGCGCGGGCGGAAATCTCATTGCTGTTTACGAAAACCTTGCAACTTCCCCGACTTTTTATTACAATGAAGTTGGGTATTTGAGAAGAGCGGATAGTGTTCGGTTCTATTACTTGAAAGACCAATTGGGCAACAACCGCGCGACCTTTTCCGACTCCGCCGGCATAACCTTTGCCGAAATCAATGACTACTTCGCCTACGGCGCCCCGCGGCAAAGCTGGATTAAAAGCGGCGATGGTCGGTGGAAGTTTTTAGGATTAGAATTGGATAATGAAACCGGCTCAACCCATACCAACGCAAGAGAGTTATTCAATTTTGAAGGCGTGTTTAATCGGCCGGATAGATTTGAAAGTAAGTACCCTAATTTAAGCCCCTACATTTACGGAAAGGTAAATCCATTAAAGTACATTGATAAAACAGGTGATTCTTCTGTCGTTTTAGTTGATTTTCAAGGTGCAGGAAACTTTGGCCATATTGGAATATTAATACAAAGTAAGGATGGGAAATGGCGTTATTATTCAAAAAATGGGACTAATGATAATTTAGGATACTCAGGTGAAAATAGTATAAAACCAAATATAGGAGATGGACCGTTTAACAGTCCAGAGGAGTTTTTTGCAAGTGAATTTAATAAAGACAGTAATGGAGGTACACTATATGAACGAGGTTTATTAATTCCAATGACTAAAGAGCAAGATGAAAAAGCAATTGCTGGTTTTATGGAAGAAGCGGGAAAAAACTATAATACCACGACAGCAAATTGTGCACACGCTGTTCAAAGGGCATTGGATAATGCTGGTGTATATATGGGTAATCAAAGTCTTGCAGGTTTTTTAACAGGATTCATTGGAGGTCCGATAGGAGCAATGATAAATACCTTATCTCCAAATATGATTTTTCTAAGGTTGATGAATGGATCTATAAATTCTAAATTATTAGATTCTAATGGAAACGAAATAGACCTTTTACAAAGGGTGCTAGATCATTATAAAAGTAATTTAATTCCAAGATTAGATGTAGATCCAAAAAGAATAAATCTTTCAAAAAAGATGAAAAATGAGGAATAA
- a CDS encoding NADH-quinone oxidoreductase subunit M, translating to MLSLITFVPLIAAAIILLIPSKQKEFIRILSLIASGIQIVLAVIIWKMFDPSLTGINDATKFQLVEKWHWISLEFGNYGFYADYFLGVDGLSVTMVILSAVVSFIAVISSWTIEKSVKGYFILFNVLNTAMMGSFVALDFFLFYVFWELMLVPMYFLIGIWGGVNREYASIKFFIYTFFGSVFMLLAGIGLYMSVIDPETGKNTFNMVVMTNPANFLPDSIFAGVNTTWRLIGFFALFIGFAIKIPMFPFHTWLPDAHVEAPTPISVILAGVLLKLGGYGLLRVNFPIFPDIFQNWTWWIAAFGAINIVYGAFCAIAQKDLKKMIAYSSVSHMGYVLLGIAAVNAEGMSGAVMQMFSHGIITSMLFLLVGVIYDRAHTREIEKFGGLASYMPKYTGFVMIAFFASLGLPGLSGFVAEAFVFLGSFSAENTRLLATISTLGILLSAAYLLWAMKRIFFGTRKEGAAYDVTDDGHGHGHAHFHDWKGPIDLDTRELVMLAPLCLFVILLGVYPSLILDLMMPGLNQLVQVLSVTQSVAGF from the coding sequence ATGCTTAGTCTCATTACATTTGTACCGTTGATTGCCGCGGCAATTATTCTTTTAATTCCATCGAAACAAAAAGAATTTATACGAATTCTATCCTTAATTGCCTCTGGAATTCAGATTGTTTTGGCTGTTATTATTTGGAAAATGTTTGATCCCTCATTAACCGGTATTAATGATGCTACGAAATTTCAATTGGTTGAAAAGTGGCATTGGATTTCCTTGGAATTCGGAAATTACGGATTTTATGCGGATTATTTCTTAGGTGTTGACGGACTTTCGGTTACGATGGTGATACTTTCCGCCGTTGTTTCGTTTATTGCGGTGATTTCAAGTTGGACGATTGAAAAATCAGTGAAAGGGTATTTTATCCTATTCAATGTTCTGAATACCGCGATGATGGGCAGTTTTGTTGCGCTTGATTTCTTCCTTTTTTATGTGTTTTGGGAGTTGATGCTGGTGCCAATGTATTTCTTAATTGGAATTTGGGGGGGCGTAAATCGCGAATATGCTTCGATTAAATTCTTTATTTACACTTTTTTTGGCTCAGTATTTATGCTTCTTGCCGGAATTGGTTTATACATGAGTGTCATTGACCCCGAAACCGGAAAAAATACTTTTAATATGGTTGTGATGACCAATCCGGCCAATTTCCTTCCTGATTCAATTTTTGCTGGTGTCAATACCACTTGGCGATTGATTGGTTTCTTTGCGCTTTTTATTGGATTTGCAATTAAAATCCCAATGTTTCCATTTCATACTTGGCTTCCTGATGCCCACGTTGAAGCGCCTACGCCGATTTCAGTTATTCTTGCCGGTGTTCTATTAAAATTAGGTGGATATGGACTTTTAAGGGTGAATTTTCCAATTTTCCCAGATATTTTTCAAAATTGGACTTGGTGGATTGCTGCTTTTGGTGCAATTAACATCGTTTACGGCGCGTTTTGTGCAATCGCTCAGAAAGATTTGAAGAAAATGATCGCGTATTCTTCGGTCTCTCATATGGGTTATGTGCTTTTGGGAATTGCAGCAGTAAATGCGGAGGGAATGTCGGGCGCGGTAATGCAAATGTTTTCGCACGGGATAATCACTTCAATGCTCTTTTTGCTTGTTGGGGTTATTTACGACCGTGCCCATACCAGAGAAATCGAGAAGTTTGGCGGACTTGCATCTTACATGCCGAAATATACAGGTTTTGTGATGATTGCCTTTTTTGCGTCGCTTGGGTTACCCGGTCTTTCCGGATTCGTAGCTGAAGCGTTTGTTTTCTTGGGAAGTTTTTCTGCAGAAAATACCCGACTTTTAGCCACGATTTCAACGCTTGGAATTCTTCTCAGTGCGGCTTATTTGCTTTGGGCAATGAAACGCATCTTTTTTGGAACACGAAAAGAAGGTGCGGCTTATGATGTTACTGACGACGGGCACGGTCACGGTCACGCGCATTTTCATGATTGGAAAGGGCCGATTGATTTGGATACCCGTGAACTCGTCATGCTTGCCCCGCTTTGCCTTTTTGTGATTCTCTTGGGGGTTTATCCTTCCTTAATTCTTGACTTAATGATGCCGGGTCTTAATCAATTGGTTCAGGTTTTATCAGTTACCCAATCAGTTGCCGGTTTCTAA
- a CDS encoding NADH-quinone oxidoreductase subunit N, whose product MKNGLFLATAPVDIPQTVEALKLSVSAFSPELCLSGLFLIIVLLDLVLKSGRRKVIPAVAIVGFFVTGYFVFQQHSLEFGNYFLGMHAVDPFALFFKYLFLFSGILAILISLSSEELTKSATRSLGEYYAIVVAMVLGMFLMASASDMLMMYLSLELVSLSSYVLTGYLKGNIRSSEASLKYIIYGSVSSGLMIYGISILYGLTGVTNIYAISDFLRIHDVDSVALLLSLLLIMGGFGYKIGAVPFHFWSPDVYEGAPTPVTAFLSVGSKAAGFAMLIRFLRVSFPSGANEIGLDWVGLLSLLALTSMILGNFVAVWQTNVKRILAYSSIAHAGYILLGVLVADDLGTQAVLFYLTAYTVMNIGAFFVIILISNKIGSDDINDYKGLGKRMPILAAALTVFLISLTGLPPTVGFIGKYMIFSALLSKGSTFVLLATAGILTSVVSLYYYFKIPLNMYLKESESGNQSPIEFGILQNALVSFLMIMIFVMGVYFAPLSNLAKYSVSILGLLN is encoded by the coding sequence ATGAAAAACGGACTTTTTTTAGCGACTGCTCCTGTGGATATTCCGCAAACGGTTGAGGCACTTAAGCTCAGTGTTTCTGCTTTTTCGCCGGAACTCTGCCTTTCAGGACTTTTTTTAATCATCGTATTGTTGGATTTGGTTTTGAAAAGCGGCCGAAGAAAGGTGATTCCCGCGGTTGCAATTGTTGGTTTTTTTGTGACGGGCTATTTCGTTTTTCAGCAACATTCTCTTGAATTTGGGAATTATTTTTTAGGAATGCATGCTGTTGATCCTTTTGCACTTTTCTTCAAATATCTTTTTCTCTTTTCGGGCATTTTAGCCATTTTAATCTCACTTTCATCCGAGGAATTAACCAAATCTGCAACACGCAGTTTAGGGGAATATTATGCGATTGTGGTTGCAATGGTTTTGGGGATGTTTTTAATGGCTTCGGCTTCAGATATGCTTATGATGTATCTCTCGCTTGAACTTGTAAGCCTTTCGTCGTATGTGCTTACGGGCTATTTGAAAGGCAATATTCGTTCGTCGGAAGCCTCGCTGAAATATATCATTTATGGGTCTGTATCCTCGGGGCTGATGATTTATGGGATTTCAATTCTTTACGGACTAACTGGCGTAACCAACATCTATGCGATTTCTGATTTTCTAAGAATTCATGATGTGGATTCGGTTGCGTTGCTGCTTTCGCTCTTATTGATTATGGGTGGATTTGGATACAAGATCGGCGCAGTACCGTTTCATTTTTGGTCACCGGATGTTTATGAAGGTGCACCGACTCCGGTTACTGCGTTTCTTTCCGTTGGCTCAAAAGCGGCAGGTTTCGCGATGTTGATTCGGTTTCTCAGGGTTTCGTTCCCTTCCGGTGCAAATGAAATTGGTCTTGATTGGGTTGGCTTGCTTTCGCTTTTAGCACTGACTTCTATGATCCTTGGTAATTTTGTGGCGGTTTGGCAAACAAATGTCAAGCGTATTCTTGCGTATTCTTCAATTGCGCATGCAGGATATATTTTACTTGGTGTTTTGGTCGCGGATGATTTAGGCACACAAGCTGTTCTATTTTACCTCACGGCATATACTGTGATGAATATCGGGGCATTTTTTGTGATTATTCTTATCTCAAATAAAATTGGTAGTGACGATATTAACGATTATAAAGGGCTTGGAAAGCGCATGCCGATACTTGCAGCGGCATTAACCGTGTTTTTAATATCTCTTACAGGTTTACCACCAACCGTAGGGTTTATTGGAAAATATATGATTTTCTCGGCTTTGCTTTCCAAAGGGTCAACTTTTGTGTTGCTTGCAACCGCGGGGATTTTAACGAGTGTGGTTTCTCTTTATTATTACTTCAAGATTCCGCTGAATATGTATCTCAAAGAATCGGAGAGTGGAAATCAATCGCCAATTGAATTTGGAATACTGCAAAATGCATTGGTTTCATTTTTGATGATTATGATTTTTGTTATGGGAGTTTACTTTGCCCCATTATCAAATTTAGCGAAATACTCGGTATCTATTTTAGGGCTGTTGAATTAA